From a region of the Marasmius oreades isolate 03SP1 chromosome 7, whole genome shotgun sequence genome:
- a CDS encoding uncharacterized protein (CAZy:CE16) codes for MIPVVILFLLAFVFSTEARITNVVLFGDSFTDQSRSHSISNGSFPGRNYQQVYPPADHAADGGFQWPFYLGLYGNYTISNYAVGGSVCSNDLTPLFGTPDVLTGQQDWFIQDHISGNGTHQQKLLSDPNSFVIIVWIGTNDVGIHSLVTSDQPAKVSLVDVADCQLNALRKMHKLGARRFILNSLIPLHLTKLYAESDDGTIYWPDPHNGTVWHKGIYNLVHSLNRILNDGVQNLNREWKGDGNVGWFDTYRFFEDIYHNPERYFNGSIPANVTGHCHQCPDPHDWRQCDIGDCTPDQRDSFMWWDELHPSEQTGRHLAEEMNRKIRGVSAY; via the exons ATGATACCGGTAGTgattctcttccttcttgcGTTCGTGTTCAGTACTGAGGCGAGAATCACCAACGTTGTCCTCTTTGGCGATTCTTTCACGG ACCAGTCGCGATCCCATAGTATATCCAATGGAAGCTTTCCCGGCAGGAACTACCAACAAGTTTACCCACCG GCTGACCATGCCGCCGATGGCGGTTTTCAGTGGCCATTCTACTTGGGTTTGTACGGAAATTACACTATTTCAAATTATGCTGTTGGTGGATCGGTCTGTTCAAATGACTTGACGCCCCTTTTTGGAACCCCAGATGTTCTTACAGGCCAACAAGACTGGTTCATCCAAGACCACATCTCTGGTAATGGAACCCACCAGCAAAAGCTTCTTTCGGACCCAAACTCCTTTGTGATCATCGTCTGGATAGGAACGAACGATGTTGGAATTCATTCACTCGTCACATCCGACCAACCCGCGAAGGTTTCTCTGGTAGACGTTGCTGACTGTCAGCTGAACGCTCTTCGTAAAATGCATAAACTTGGAGCGCGTCGATTCATCCTTAACTCGTTAATTCCTCTCCACCTCACCAAACTATACGCGGAATCTGACGACGGGACCATCTATTGGCCTGACCCCCACAATGGGACTGTTTGGCATAAGGGGATATATAACCTCGTTCATTCTCTGAATAGGATACTGAATGATGGAGTGCAGAATTTGAATAGGGAGTGGAAGGGTGATGGAAATGTGGGGTGGTTTGACACGTATCGGTTCTTCGAGGATATCTATCACAATCCAGAGAGGTATTTCAATGGCAGTATCCCAGCAAACGTGACAGGACATTGTCATCAATGCCCTGATCCTCACGATTGGAGGCAGTGCGATAT TGGAGATTGTACTCCAGATCAACGCGACTCGTTCATGTGGTGGGACGAACTTCATCCGAGTGAACAGACTGGGAGACATTTGGCAGAAGAAATGAACAGAAAGATTCGAGGAGTATCTGCTTATTGA